The Lathyrus oleraceus cultivar Zhongwan6 chromosome 5, CAAS_Psat_ZW6_1.0, whole genome shotgun sequence genome includes the window TCAGTGCAATTCTCTTGTGGACTTGGAGACTGTGGAACACTTTGAGTGAGATTAACTGTAACAGCATCAACCACTTCTTTCTTCATTTTGTCAATGAGAGATTCTTGAAACAGGAGAAGCGATTCCAATTCATCCAATGTGAACAATTCTGACCTAGAGTTTACAACAGCAACAACTAAATCAAATTTAGAAGGAAGAGCTTCAAGAACCAGCTCAATTTGATCTCTATGTAAAACTGGATCTCCAATTGACATCAGAGTATCAGTAATGGTGCGAACACGAGTAAAGAACTCAACAATCGTTTGCTAACCTTTGGACAGAGTTCGCAACTCAGAGCGAAGTTGTCATGATCAAGTTTTCATCTGCATGTTGCAGTAGGAATGAATTTCTTCCCAAACTTGCCATTGCCATGAGTGACGGAGAAGGACGGAGCAAGAGAGAAGAGAGTCGGAGATGGTGGAAAGCAGTCACGTGCACATCAAGGAGTCGTGTTCTTCCCAGGCGATGAACGCGGGATTCTCCGTTTGCGATTGGCGATCAGCTACTGATAGAAATCGCTCCGGAATTTGAGGCGAAACAACAAATCGCACCATTTCTGTACCTCGAAGAACTCCCTCAACATGTTGTTTCCACTGGCGGTAGTTAGATTCATCGAGTTTAACAGAGATTTTCTATTTAAACGTTGTAGTAGCATCGTAATTGGTTGAGCTTTGGTTGTTCGTTGATTGCGTAGAAGGGGGCGAATCCAAGGAAAGGATCTCTGAATCACGCTGGTGAATTCAGAAAAGGCTCTATGATACCATATTAGAAGATGATAATCatggagaagatgaagtggaGAGAAAGAGAGAGTTTGTTAGAAGCTGAAATGTATTTTCATTATGATTCTATTTATATACAAGATTGTATTTATACAGTTTTACATGACGGCTGGAATTGTAGCTGTTTTCATAATAGAGTTCAAACTGAATAGGGGATGGGGGAGAGAATTGGGCCAAGCCCAACTCTCTTAACATGTTCCAGTCCTATAATCCTAATAAAAGCAATCAATAAAACTTTAGTTCAAAAGACTTAATTATTATATTTCTATTATACTACGAATTAGGAGTGGTTTAAAATTAAataagtacaacattgatatTAGACATGGTTTAAAATTAAATGATACACAGACAAGTTCGAAGTAACTGTTAAATAGTGATAAGAAAATGTGATTGCATACCTTAAAATTATTTGAGCATTGAAACTCTGCATATATCTGACTTATTTTTAACATTAGAGTTACCAAACCGGCAAGGGGACACCTAGGATCTTCCGCACCTAGAGTTACAAACACCCAAGTTAATATTTAAATTTCAAGTTAAATTCAAAAGCCCCACAAATATCTAAGTCGATGATTAATAGATATATAGTTGTCACAAGTCTTATTGATATAATCCAAATTAATCAATTAGATAGTTTGTTATAGTTATTTGAGTTATACTATATACAAATGTATAGTGTAATTCCTTTTATTCTCTCTCACATATATTAATAAATTGGTATATAGAATTTTTGATTCGTTATTTTTTAATCATGTATTACACGTCGATGATTGTATTTTTAGAGATTATAAATTGTCATTAGTAAAGAAATAATATTAGAATTATTGATATAATacttattttattaaaaaaatatgtAATTTATATACAATGAcaattttataattaaaataagAAATTTAGTTTTAACGCTAATCATTAATATtccatttttaaaaaaaattagtGTCTAATGTAAGTTActtttattataaataattattttaatgtaagataaaataatataaaataataataatataaaataataaaataaggAATTAATTATTGTGCATAGTATAATTCAAATAATAATATGATTATTCTTCATTCTCTCTCATTCCTTTCTCATCTATAGTGCATCAGACATTATCAATAAATAACTGAAGAAGGACAAAACTTGTATTTTTGTATGCTCAAGACATCAATTTGTATATGAATATTGTTGCAACAACAATTTGAAAGTgttaataaataataaatacaaGAATCTTACCATTGAGAATAAGCAGAGGACGGGGTGCAATAGGTGGAATTGAGTAAGGGGAATCAAAATGGGAAGCCAAACCAGGAGCAATCCTGTCCCACACCTTAATCAAAAATATAAACTCTTGAGGTTAGTGTCCAGTATTTATTAAGTGGACAAATAAGTAGCAATTATAATATATGTAGCATGGTACCAACCATTGTCATGTATTCTTTGTTAGAGCAGTAAACATATACTACAACAAAAATCGTTTTTAGTGAAAATTTTATTGTTACCATCAAATTGGTCACAAAATTAAAGTAGCCACTAAGTTAACGAGCGCAAGTTTATTACTAATGATAGTTAATGATACATTTAAAATGAATTCACATGATTCTAACTAATACTCCCtccgtttctttttaagtgtcgTTTTAGCATAAAGCTCTCCAACCAAGATAAATGAATTGTTATAATTTTTTTCCCATTGTACCCTCATTTTAATCCACCATATACTTTCTCTTTCTAAATAAAATTCATTAATATAAGTACTCATTAAATTATTTACTTCAAATAACTAATTCCATAATTTTCTCCACATAACTCTCTCTCTCTTCCGTTGCATTTTTCAACTACTCCTAAATTTTTGGAATTAATATTGCTTGCTATAGGAATACGTACTGCTTGCATTTTCATTAATGGCTAAAGGAAAACTTATTGCTTATTGTTTCAATGAATGGCTAAAGGAAAAAATATTCCCTCcaattattttaataaaaactTAAGTTTCCCACCGAAAAATTAAAACCAGTAGTACATATAGTATGGTTTCATATTATAAGTTCAAAATATTTACAACTCATAAAATATGGATTTAGATAGTGATACAGAAACATCATTAACAAACCAACATATATTTGAGTTATATGAGTTTGATGAAGATAACTTAGAAGAGGAGTTTGAAGCAACCAATAATATTGATGAGTCCTGTGAAGATAACTTACAAGAGGAGGTTGAAACAAACAATGACACAGGTATATTTTTTAATTTCATGTGTGTTTGGTTACTTTTAATTCCTATAATTTATCTCATGTTTTTATCTCATGTTTTTATGTAAAATAATGGTGGAATCATATTGTGGCGTAATTCAAATCTAAGTTTTGCTTGTTTCTAGTAATCgttttgtttttttaaaaatttaCAGTGTATATTGCAGAAAATGTTGAAGCAGAACCTAGAGAAAAAAAGAGATTAAGAATCTTAAGCAATGAAGAACGCATGTATATTTATCATGAGCTACTACAAAAAAGCGTTGATGGAAAATTACGTAAAGGAGCTACAAATGAGGTGGCTTCATCAAATTCGGTTCCTCTAAGAACTGTTCAACGTATTTGGAAAAGAGCAAAAGAAAGTGAAACACGTGATGTCTCTCATAGGAAGACAAAAAATTGTGGACGTAAGAGAATTTCAATTGATGAGAATCAAATTCGTGAACTTCCTTTCAGTCAAAGAACAAACATTCGATCTTTAGCTTTTGCGTTGAAAACCAATCCAACATCGGTGTTCAGGCTTATAAAATCAGGGGCTATACGGCGTAATTCAAATGCCATAAAACCACTGTTGAAAGAAGAAAACAAAATATCTAGGCTGGAATTTTGTTTATCAATGCTTGAAGGTACACCACATGATCCAATGTTTAAGAGCATGCACAATATTATACTCCCtccgtttctttttaagtgtcgTTTTAGAAGATTTTTTTTGTTCCTATTTAAGTGTCGTTTTGATGTTTTAATGTTACAATTTGTCAATTATACCCTTACTATTTAAATAACTCAACTTTATATTTTCCATAAATTTTTCTTTCTTAATATATGTAATAACTCACTCCACATTTTCCATAAAATTCTCTTTCTTAATACGTACTCTCATTCCCATACATAACTCTCATTCCTATTCAAAGTATTGGCTGGTCAAtaaaaattaaattcaaatgaTAGCTTCCAATGTTACATAGAAAAATGTATTAGCATTAAATTTTGTCAAAGGAACAAATTTACCAATTGAAGACTTAAAATTCTATAAAAAGGATCAGTAGCATTGTTTAAATTCTACTCCCtccgtttctttttaagtgtcgTTTTAGCATAAAGCTCTCCAACCAAGATAAATGAATTGTTATAATTTTTTTCCCATTGTACCCTCATTTTAATCCACCATATACTTTCTCTTTCTAAATAAAATTCATTAATATAAGTACTCATTAAATTATTTACTTCAAATAACTAATTCCATAATTTTCTCCACATAACTCTCTCTCTCTTCCGTTGCATTTTTCAACTACTCCTAAATTTTTGGAATTAATATTGCTTGCTATAGGAATACGTACTGCTTGCATTTTCATTAATGGCTAAAGGAAAACTTATTGCTTATTGTTTCAATGAATGGCTAAAGGAAAAAATATTCCCTCcaattattttaataaaaactTAAGTTTCCCACCGAAAAATTAAAACCAGTAGTACATATAGTATGGTTTCATATTATAAGTTCAAAATATTTACAACTCATAAAATATGGATTTAGATAGTGATACAGAAACATCATTAACAAACCAACATATATTTGAGTTATATGAGTTTGATGAAGATAACTTAGAAGAGGAGTTTGAAGCAACCAATAATATTGATGAGTCCTGTGAAGATAACTTACAAGAGGAGGTTGAAACAAACAATGACACAGGTATATTTTTTAATTTCATGTGTGTTTGGTTACTTTTAATTCCTATAATTTATCTCATGTTTTTATCTCATGTTTTTATGTAAAATAATGGTGGAATCATATTGTGGCGTAATTCAAATCTAAGTTTTGCTTGTTTCTAGTAATCgttttgtttttttaaaaatttaCGTGTATATTGCAGAAAATGTTGAAGCAGAACCTAGAGAAAAAAAGAGATTAAGAATCTTAAGCAATGAAGAACGCATGTATATTTATCATGAGCTACTACAAAAAAGCGTTGATGGAAAATTACGTAAAGGAGCTACAAATGAGGTGGCTTCATCAAATTCGGTTCCTCTAAGAACTGTTCAACGTATTTGGAAAAGAGCAAAAGAAAGTGAAACACGTGATGTCTCTCATAGGAAGACAAAAAATTGTGGACGTAAGAGAATTTCAATTGATGAGAATCAAATTCGTGAACTTCCTTTCAGTCAAAGAACAAACATTCGATCTTTAGCTTTTGCGTTGAAAACCAATCCAACATCGGTGTTCAGGCTTATAAAATCAGGGGCTATACGGCGTAATTCAAATGCCATAAAACCACTGTTGAAAGAAGAAAACAAAATATCTAGGCTGGAATTTTGTTTATCAATGCTTGAAGGTACACCACATGATCCAATGTTTAAGAGCATGCACAATATTATAGAATTTAAACAATGCTACTGATCCTTTTTATAGAATTTTAAGTCTTCAATTGGTAAATTTGTTCCTTTGACAAAATTTAATGCTAATACATTTTTCTATGTAACATTGGAAGCTAtcatttgaatttaatttttaTTGACCAGCCAATACTTTGAATAGGAATGAGAGTTATGTATGGGAATGAGAGTACGTATTAAGAAAGAGAATTTTATGGAAAATGTGGAGTGAGTTATTACATATATTAAGAAAGAAAAATTTATGGAAAATATAAAGTTGAGTTATTTAAATAGTAAGGGTATAATTGACAAATTGTAACATTAAAACATCAAAACGACACTTAAATAGGAACAAAAAAAATCTTCTAAAAcgacacttaaaaagaaacggaGGGAGTATAAATTTGTCTTTTAATGACACCTAagaattaattttattttcattacaTCAAGTAATATAAATGACTATATATTATTAACAActaaaatgatttttaaaatataataaaaatcTAAAGATGTATTCCAATGGCATATCTTAATATCAAGCGAAAGTATAAATCTGAATGTATAACTGTTATATGTAAATGATTCGTCACCGTGATTAGCCAGCCGAGTACGCTGgaattataattttatttttataaatttgtTGGTTAGTTTAGTCACAATATTGATCTTTAAATTTTGGTCACTAAAGATTAACAACTAACATTTTTTCAATTGAAAATTGTTGCTTTATTAATCGTCAAATATCATAGTAACCGATTTTTTTCCCTCTAAACCCGAATTTCTAGTAGTGATATTAAAGAGTCTTGAGACATTTATAGTTGAAATTATAAATATAACAAACTTTGCTAACCTTTTCCACTACTTCTTTGTCGATAGCATTTTTACCCAAATCTTCACGAGCTACTGTATACATGAAGACAAGAGAActatgatttaattgattttcaaCGCACATTCAAAATACAATCGTTAATTGATGGTAAATTTATCCATAGGACTCATATTTCCCTTCTACATCTTACTCAAATATCATTACAATTTTACcaagattatatatatatatatatatatatatatatatatatatatatatatatatatatatatatatatatatatatatatatatatatatatatatatatatatatataaccaaTATAATCAAATTGCAACCGTTAATAAAATTAAAACAAACAATTATATTAAATGAAATAGAAATctatataattttttttgaaaaagtaaattatttatataattatttgatttatttatattaaagattaagattatatatatatatatatatatatatatatatatatatatatatatatatatatatatatatatccatctaataaaagaaaaaaaatttaataatatatttaataataaaaatataggtATCACAAATAGATTTTACACCATCCATTAGTGTAAAATCCTAACTAAAATATTTGAAAGCACTACACATAAAAACATAGAATTAAATCAATTAGTGACTTTAAACATAGAATTAAATATATTAGTGAATTTACAAATATATAGTACTTAATGAAGTAACAAGAGCAATAACTAAAGCAAAGCAAAAACTTAGAAAAATATTTCGGAAATAATACATCATCATACCTTCAAAAACAGGCTTTATACTATCAACTCGGCCATGCCACTTATCGTTGTCTATGGCCCATCGAAATCCCTGCAAGTTATGATTCAGTGTTTTAGTTGTTGTTTCAAAAGCACACCTTGGTAAAGATAAGCTTCAATCAATAATACAATGTCACCTGAACACCAATTAGAGGAGCAATTACTGCATAGCGAGTATCAGCAGCTGCAGCAAACCATGCATGCATTCCTGAACAAAGAAATTATGCAAGTGATGAGTTACGGCAAACCTATTATCTAACATATTTCTCTCAACTTCTCTCAACCAACCTCCAAGTGATATTCCTGTGATTCCTATCCTAGAGGGGTCTATATCTTCTCTCTGTGTTAGATAATCTGCCAATTTAATCAAGTCCCAAACCTGCCAGATCAAGGATTAGTACACCGTTTCAATCACATACAGGTCAGCCAAATCATTTTGGGGGGCTTAAAATGGTTCAGTTAAATAACAAAGCACTGTGATACACATGTAAGAAATTTACCGTGTCATATATGAATGGCATTGTGTCTCCGATTTTCCATGCAGAAATAAGAGCCTGTTTTTTTTACCCCGAGGGAATAACCATCACAAAAGCGAAAAACAAATAATCAGTTTAGAATTTTTACACATATCACTTATGTGTTTGTTTGTGAAGGATCTTGAGTAGGAGTAAATTTGAGAAAAATAATTAATTTCTATCTTATGTAAAGATGAGATGAACATAAAAACCTTAGACACCTAAAAAAGATAGATAAATTACTTATAGCAAAGTTAATTATAGAACTAAATAAAAGATAGATAAAAACTATATAAATGATTCTAATAGGTAATAATAGAACTTTTTTGTTCATTTCGTGCGAGCAGATAGCAAGTGCCGTTTCAACTAGAGCAAAACGAGTGAGAGTAAAGCAAGGAGAACACATACCTCTTGATAGGTGGTGGCGCTCTTCGCTCGTTCACCATGGTAACGAGAATCAACCGAAATTGCTATGTATCCCCGTGAAGCGTATGCCTGAAACACCAAGAACACAAATAAAATCCACGATTATAATCAATCATAAATTCTATTCCATAGGAGTAGAACAGAGAAAATGCATTAGCAACCTCTAGCAATGGACGCAAATATTCTTTACACATGTATGAACCGTGAAGGAAAACAACCGCAGGTCTTTTTATCTGCTTATCACTTCCCTTCAAGCTCAAAATCAACACAGGCAACTTTCCTTGATCTCCTTCCTACAAAATCAACGATTATTTCAACAAAATTAGGGTCAGTTTGttttatctttaaaaaaatagattttttttataattttgaaaatggattctacaaaaatatttttcaaaatattataattttttttaaatttgttcattctataacataaatatatattattatagatcaaaacatagtcaaaatcacaattttttcaaaaaattgtatcttaaaaatgatttttatgaaaagctatttcaaatagcttcaaaattaaataattttttaaaaatttgatatttaaaaaaattttaaaaaatgatgaaatatctaaaataacattttaaaaataactattcaaacaaaattttcatttgaaatttttataaaaaattcttttataaattttttttacactaaaatatataacattataaaaatcatttaaaaaaaacaaaacaaacgGCCCTAACCTAAAATTCAAATCTGAATAACAAAAATATCcattcaaaattcaaatttcaGAAAAATCGAATTATTTCGTTAATTATACTTACCTCTATATTTATATACAGATTCTCCTCCTTGACCAAATCTTTGAAATTCTCAATGTCTTTCTTTGGACAAGATTTCATAATCTCCTGTTATAAAATTGTTAGTAGTTTGAATTTGAATAACCAGATGAAGAAGATAATGGAATGAGTGTTGAAAAATGAACCTCTTCGTTTGGATTGTTCTCATACCAAAAAATCTCCGCTGGTTTTGCGATTTCAACCGTTAACGGAACTGAAAATAATCAGCAAACGAATTTCATTTCTACAAACAAAAACAGAGGATCGATGCACAATCAATACATAATAACGATCGAAATAGTGAAATTGAATGTTGTACCTTGAGGAGCTCGTCTCTTACGGAGCATTTGCAGAAACTCTGATCGAAACTTGCTCTCAGTTTTAATGGCTTCTTTTTCTTCCATTTTGGTTTTGGTTTCGTGATTTGGAGACTCCATGCGAGCGGTTATATTTCTGTTAACTTGTATGGTGCGCGTTTGAGCGTTTATGATTCTGTTAACTTGTGTGGCGCGTGTTTGAGCGTTTATGGTTCTGTTAACTTGTGTGGGGCGAGCGTTTATGGTTCTGTTAACTTGTGTGGGGCGCGTTTGGTATTTATAATCAATCATTTTGAGTGTAGTATTGAGAGAGGGGAGGAGTATGGTTGCAGGCATTTTTTATTTGGAGGTTTCATTGATTAGAATTGAAAGAAAATGAACTACTTTTTCTACCATTAACATGCATGTGTACTCTTTTCTATATATTTGTTTGCAGAAAAATTCTACCGTAACACAAATGATTTTTTTTGTGAAGTCACTAATCTGGTCAATTTGTTTTGGTGAAGTCATTAATCTGGTCACTTAAGAAGTAGTATTATTGATTTAGTCAATTCCACATAAGATTATACTCAATATATATTCTCATATCTATTAAATATTGTAATAAATTCCTAAGATATTAAAAGTGACAAAATTACCTcaatttttatattattttttaattttgataCTTATTgtgaaaattaattaaaacaattATGGGTGGCTCAATTTCATTGTGCTCATTGTCATTTCATCCAACACTGCTCACACCAATATCAACATCATATTCATCATATTCATTTTATCTGAAACCCTAATTTCGTGTTTGCATGCTATTATTGAACAAACTGAAGTTATTCATCGTGCTCATTTGTCATTTCATATTCTTTTCCAACATTGCAGACGAACATCAAGATCATATTCATCGTGTTTGTCTGTCATTGTTGAACAAACAGGCGTTTGATATTCTTTTGATGTTCTCTCACTGAATCGCTCGTCAAATATAGCACCAACAAAAATATGCATTTGATGGCGAAATTGAAACAAAAATAGTTTGCTAATGTTCGTATTGAGAACATGGTTGCCAAGGTAAATACGAAAAATATTTGTTATATTTATTTGAAATTAATTATTAAGATTTATTGAGTTCGAATAAAGTTTATGTGAGGATGTTAAATTTGATTTCAATTTGGGAATTAGGGTTTAAGCTTGAATTTGTTTTCTGCATATGGATTTCGTAtttaatgattttgatttttaattttgaATAAAGTATTTGGGGGTGTTAAATTTGTTTTCAATATGTGAATTAGGATTTATGCTTGAAATTATTTTCAATATGTGAGTTAGGGTTTACacttgaatttttttttcttctgtaTATGGGTTTTGTATTTGATgattttcaattttcaattttttaGTTACCTTTGATTTAATAAGGAATTTAGGTATTGTGATTTATGTTGAGTTTTGTTGTGTTAAAAATTATGTTAATTCAGGTTTTCTATGGAAAAATACAACGATTTTGATTCCAACGACGTTCATTCCACTTATGGTGATACATCTGAAGTTGAATTGAATGATATTGAGGACGATAGTTATTTGGTATTTAGTGGGTATCAAAGTTTAGGTGATGGTGATGATGCTGATAATATTCAAAATGATGATTTGGTTGAAGTAGATGCAGTTGTAGGTGATAGATTGGTGAGtattaatttcattatttctGGTAAAATTAGTGTTATGGAAACTAGTACTGTTGATGAagttgtcataccctaaaatttgtTCTACCTTCTTGCGACTTTTCAATCTTTTAGCTCTCCATTAAAAAAAATTAGCTTTTTAGTCCCTCT containing:
- the LOC127084833 gene encoding uncharacterized protein LOC127084833 isoform X2; translated protein: MPATILLPSLNTTLKMIDYKYQTRPTQVNRTINARPTQVNRTINAQTRATQVNRIINAQTRTIQVNRNITARMESPNHETKTKMEEKEAIKTESKFRSEFLQMLRKRRAPQVPLTVEIAKPAEIFWYENNPNEEEIMKSCPKKDIENFKDLVKEENLYINIEEGDQGKLPVLILSLKGSDKQIKRPAVVFLHGSYMCKEYLRPLLEAYASRGYIAISVDSRYHGERAKSATTYQEALISAWKIGDTMPFIYDTVWDLIKLADYLTQREDIDPSRIGITGISLGGMHAWFAAAADTRYAVIAPLIGVQGFRWAIDNDKWHGRVDSIKPVFEVAREDLGKNAIDKEVVEKVWDRIAPGLASHFDSPYSIPPIAPRPLLILNGAEDPRCPLAGLVTLMLKISQIYAEFQCSNNFKNLKSGIK
- the LOC127084833 gene encoding uncharacterized protein LOC127084833 isoform X1; the protein is MPATILLPSLNTTLKMIDYKYQTRPTQVNRTINARPTQVNRTINAQTRATQVNRIINAQTRTIQVNRNITARMESPNHETKTKMEEKEAIKTESKFRSEFLQMLRKRRAPQVPLTVEIAKPAEIFWYENNPNEEEIMKSCPKKDIENFKDLVKEENLYINIEEGDQGKLPVLILSLKGSDKQIKRPAVVFLHGSYMCKEYLRPLLEAYASRGYIAISVDSRYHGERAKSATTYQEALISAWKIGDTMPFIYDTVWDLIKLADYLTQREDIDPSRIGITGISLGGMHAWFAAAADTRYAVIAPLIGVQGFRWAIDNDKWHGRVDSIKPVFEVAREDLGKNAIDKEVVEKVWDRIAPGLASHFDSPYSIPPIAPRPLLILNGAEDPRCPLAGLVTLMLKISQIYAEFQCSNNFKFIAEPKIGHQITKFQVKESSDWFDKFLKPEQLEPKL
- the LOC127084833 gene encoding uncharacterized protein LOC127084833 isoform X3, which gives rise to MPATILLPSLNTTLKMIDYKYQTRPTQVNRTINARPTQVNRTINAQTRATQVNRIINAQTRTIQVNRNITARMESPNHETKTKMEEKEAIKTESKFRSEFLQMLRKRRAPQVPLTVEIAKPAEIFWYENNPNEEEIMKSCPKKDIENFKDLVKEENLYINIEEGDQGKLPVLILSLKGSDKQIKRPAVVFLHGSYMCKEYLRPLLEAYASRGYIAISVDSRYHGERAKSATTYQEALISAWKIGDTMPFIYDTVWDLIKLADYLTQREDIDPSRIGITGISLGGMHAWFAAAADTRYAVIAPLIGVQGFRWAIDNDKWHGRVDSIKPVFEVAREDLGKNAIDKEVVEKVWDRIAPGLASHFDSPYSIPPIAPRPLLILNGAEDPRCPLAGLVTLMLKISQIYAEFQCSNNFKA